In Candidatus Eremiobacterota bacterium, the genomic stretch ATTCTCACGCTTTATGTTGACCTGCGAGAAAAGATTGGTATCCATGTAAAAGGCGTAACTCTGGGGATGGCTCTCTTCCAGGCCTATATATTCGTCGAGATTGAAGGTCCGGACATGGCTGAAGTCCATCTCGCCTTTTCGATAGAACTCAATGAGCCTCCCGTAGACGCCCAGGGGAGTGCTGCCCGTGGCGCACCCCAGTACGAGGCCGGGCTTTTTCTTCCACTCCTCGAGGACAATCCCGGCGGCCTCGTCGCAGATGGCATCATAATCAGCCTTGATAATCACTTCCATGCCATTATCTCCTCTATCTCCCTTGTGAAAGCCCCCAGGGCATCTTCTGCAGCAGCCCGGGTCCTCGCTTCGGCGAAAACCCTTATGATGGGCTCGGTGTTCGAGGGTCGAACATGGAGCCAGTATCCCGGGAAATCAAGCTTGAGGCCATCGTCGGAATTGAGAAGGGCTTTTCCCTCATAACGCTTTTTGAGCTGGCGGACAAGGCGCGAGGCCTCTTCCCTGCTCCCGGGAATCTTTGCCTTCACGAGGCAGTATGCGGGAGCCTTCTCGGCAAGCTGTGAGACCGTGAGGGACGTTTTTGCCATGGCTTCAAGAATTACCGCCATGGCCGTGAAGCTGTCCCTGCAGGGATGGATGGCCGGGATGATGACGCCGCCGTTCCCCTCTCCTCCCACGGCCACTTCACCGCCAAGAGCGCACATCCGCTCGACGACATTTATTTCACCTATCCTTGTGCGCACGACAGGCACCCCGAATTCAGCAGCCACGTCATCAATGGCCCTTGATGCCGAAAGGTTGGTCACCACCGTGCCCCGTCTCTGCCCGAGGATGTGGCGGACCGCAAGGACCAGCGTCATGTCCTCACCCATGGGCTCACCTTTCTCGTTGACCACGGCAAGCCTGTCGGCATCGGCATCCTGAACAAAGCCCACGTCGGCCTCCTCGGCGGTGACCTTCCTGCACAGCTCGGTGATATTCTCCGGGAGAGGCTCGGGGGGATGGGCGAAGGCGCCGTCAGGGATCTCATTGATGGCCGCCACGGTGCAGCCCAGCTCCTCCAGGAAGCGCCTCGAGAGGACGGCCCCTGCGCCGTTCGCGCAGTCCACGGCTACCTTGAAGCGCCGCTTCCTTATTGATTCCACGTCAAAATAGGAGAAGAGCTTCTCGAGGTGGGGTTTCGTCGGATCGGCGACTCTTTTCACGGGACGCTGTTTATCGACGCCTGCAAGGGAGAACTCGCCCTGGTGGTAGATATCCAGAAACTCCTTCACCTGGATGCCGTTCAGGAAGAGGCCCTCGCTGTTGATGAATTTGAGGCCGTTCCATTCCTTGGGATTGTGGCTTGCCGTTATCTCTATTGCTCCCGAAGCCCGCGCTTCCCTGGTGTATATCATGATGGAAGGCGTGGGGCAGATGCCGATATCAACAGGACGGCAGCCCACGGAAAGAAGCCCCGAGAGCACGGCACCTTTGATCATTTCCCCGGAAGTCCGTGAATCGCGGCCCAGAATTACCGTGCCCCCTCCCACGTAAGTACCGAAAGCCTGTGCCATGGCAGCGCAGAGCTGCGGGGTGAGGCTCTCGCCCACGATACCCCTCACTCCTGATATGCCAATCTTCAGCGATGTCTTGATTTTCATTTCACCATGGGGGAGAAAAGGTGGATGATGGTATCGACCTTTTCCTGCGCCCTCTCCTTGCTCAGGTCCTCAACATAGATTCTCACCATGGGCTCGGTGGCAGAGGCTCTCAGGTGAATCCAGCCGGTCTCGGTGTCAAGCCTGAGACCGTCTCCTGTCTCTCTCCAGTCGCCCGGCATGAGCCTGGGCATCTCGTTCACGATGGAATATGCCCGGGGAAGGGGGCATGCAATCTTATCCTTTACAAGATAAGCCTGGGGAAGGCGGCCCACAAGGCCCGCCATGGGCTCGCCGCTCAGGGCCATGGCTTCAAGCACCATCGCAATGCTGAGAAACCCGTCAAAGGCAGGCTGAAAGGCCGTAACGGCAACTCCGCCGCTCCCCTCGCCCCCGATAACGGCATCTTCTATCAGCATGGTCTCTGCCACGCTGGACTGTCCCACTCCGCTCCTGAAGAGGGGGCAGCCCCTCGAGCGGGCCACTTCCTCAACCATCCGTGAGGTCATCACTGTCGAGACCACGGCCCCCGGGTTCTTCGCCAGGTATGCCTGGGCGATAAAAGGGAAAGTATACTCCTCCGAAAGGGCCTCTTTATGGGAAGTGATGAGAGAGATGCGGCTTACGTCGCTGTTGGTGACGAAGCCGGCGTGCGCCCCGAGGACTCCCATGATGGAGGCCACCTGCTGCGCATTGCGGATTCCCGGCTCAGGATCATGGGGAAAGAAGCCGCTCGGCTCATTGTTTACCGCGATGATTTCGCATCCCAGGCGGCTGCCCAGCTCATCAACAAGGCCCGCCCCGGCTCCGTTGCAGCAGTCAATTACCGCCCGCAGGCCTGCCCGGCTTATGGCATCGGTATCAACAAAGGCACAGAGCGCGTCCAGATAAGAGCTGAAGGAGCGGTCGAGAGCCCTGGCATGGCCCAGGCCGTCAACGGCCACCTTGGCGAACTGGCCAAGGTGATAGAGATCGAGGACTTCGTCGCCCTGAAAGGTATTAAGATAGGTGCCTTCACTGTTGATGAAGGTAAGGGCATTCCAGTCCTTGCCGTTGTGGCCTGCCGAGATGGAGATGGCGCCCCTTGCGCCGAGTCGCTTCACCATGAACTGGAGCACAGGCGTGGGGCAGACGGCCAGATCCAGGACATCGCAGCCCGTGGAGACGAGTGCTGAAATGGCGGCTTCATGGAGCATGGGGCCCGAAGGCCTCGTGTCACGGCCGACAAGCACAGGGCCTTCACCCAGGTATGTGCCGAAAGCGCAGGCGAAATTCAGCACAAGCTCGGGAGTGATGGTCTCCCCCACTATTCCCCTCACTCCCGAGATACCAATCTTGAGAAGCTTCATGAGGTGCTCCTGAGAAGGAGAAAGCTTTCACCGGGAACGGAGGGAATGGTGAGCCTGCCCTCTTTCACCCTGAAAGAGCCTCCTCCCGGCAATTCGTTAAACAGGCGGTGCTCGCTTATCCCGTGAAGGCCCGCTTCAAGCTCAAGACCCATGCAGGGCACGGGGGAGCGGTTTGCCACCAGGATGACAATTTCGTCAAGGGATTCGCGCTTGAAGGCAAAAAGGTCCTCACCGCCATGGAGGATCTCGAAGCCGCCCTCCGCCAGGGCCGAAGAGGAGCGCCTGAGGGATATGAGCTTCTGGTAAAGGCTTCTGAGCTCCCCGTTCCAGGCCTCGCTGTTCCATGGGAAGCACTCCCTGCAGCCGGGATCACGCTTCCCCGAGAGGCCTATCTCGTCGCCGTAATAGACGGAGGGCACTCCGGGATAGGCGAAAAGCACGGCGGCTGCCATGGCGGCCATGCGCCTGTTCCCCTCGAGGATATGAAGGATCCTTGGCGTATCATGATTGCTCAGGAAATTAAACTGCCTCCTTGCGGTAATCCAGGGGATCGCTGCCATGAACTGCTTCCACGTGGCAAGGAGGTCACACGTTGAGAGCTTTTTCACCTTGATCTCCTGGAAGCCCTTGATCCACCAGAGCTCCTGGTGAGAGAGCCAGCTCCAGAAAGGGAAGGCAAACCCCTGGTAGTTCATCGAGGCATCGAGCTCATCGCCGCCAAGATGGGAAGTGCCGTCGAAAAAGTGCTCCCCCACGAGATACGCCTCAGGGCGCTCCCCCTTGATGACACACCTCAGCTCCCTTCCCACCTCGTGGCCGAGCTGCTGCTCGCCCTGCCGCGCGAGCATGTTGGCCACGTCTACTCTCCACCCGTCGATGGAATAGGGCGGCTTCATCCATTTCCTCACCATGGAGTTGTCGTCGCGGTACATGATGCCCCGCAGGACCTCGCTGCGGTAATTGAGCTTGGGAAGGGTCTTTACTCCCTTCCACATCTCATATTCCCCCGGATGCCGGTAGAAGGTGAAAAACTCGGCACTGGGAGCGCCGGGATCCCTGAGGGCCTCCTGGAACCAGAGGTGGAGCACGCCGCAATGGTTGAGGGCCACATCCAGGATCACCTTCATGCCGCGGCCACGGGCGCTCTCCATAAGGTCGGCGAAGGCATTGTCACCGCCCAGGGAGGGATCGACGGAAAAGTAATCTATGGAGTCATACTTGTGATTGCTGGGAGCTGTAAAAATGGGATTCAGGTAAAGGGCGCTCACTCCCAGGTCAGAGAGGTAGTCAAGCCTGTCGGTGATCCCCTTCAGATTCCCCCCGAAAAAATCCACGTTTCCTGCCTGCTCATGGGCAAGAGGTGCCTCGCCCCAGGACCTTTCAATACGGGTGTAGCCATCGTAGTGGTAAGCACCGTCAACGGCAAAACCCTCGCCCTTGGCGAAACGGTCGGGAAAAATCTGGTAAAAGACGGCGCGGTCTGTCCAACAGGGGTGCTGATCGCCCGCCACTATCCTGAAGTCGCTGCTGTCAGGCAGGGTTGCCCCCGCAAGGCCTGAAGCAGTGTACCACCACACCTTCCCCTCGTGGAGCAGAAAGAAGCGGTAGTGGTTCACCTTTTCATGGACCTTCAGAGTGCCCTCCCACCAGGAGGAGACTCTGTCGTCGTAAGCCTTGTGCATCGGGGAGATCTCCTGCTCCCCGTCAGGGGAGGTCCTGAGTGCCACCTTTTCCGGTACAAAGGCGCAGGGCATGCGAAGCCTCACCGTCACCTCGTCTCCTATGGAAGGGGCAAGGGACGAGACGAAGAGCGGCGAGCCGTCATGATGAATTCCTTTGAGCAGCCTGGTATCCATAATGATATGATTCTCCGTCTCCTCCTCTTTTTCCGCTTTTCAGAAAACCGGGGACTCTCTTATGGATGGGCCCTGCCAGATGATTGTTAAAAACCAGAATCGGGAGGCCAGTCTGTTCAAAGCCTTTCTTTTGAGCCGTTCCCGTACACCAGGAAAGGCTCCCCGTCTTCAGAGGATCCGAAGGTGAAGGTGAGGTCGTGAGGCGACCGGCCCCCGATGGTGAGGGTCCTGAGCCTGTGCAGGATATGGAGGTGGTGTGCCTCGCAGAGCACGATGAGGTTCCACTCGTCATCGGTGCCGCCCTGGGAGCGCCTGATTATGTGATGGACATGGAGACCCCGCCGGCATCGGCAGCCGGGGACCTGGCAGCGGAAACGGTCGCGCTTCAGGATCTTGTGGTGATGGGCAGCTTTTTTCAAGGTTCTCTCGGTCCTGAGATAATCAGCGAGCAGAGCGGCAAGGAATCTCT encodes the following:
- a CDS encoding alpha-amylase family glycosyl hydrolase; the encoded protein is MDTRLLKGIHHDGSPLFVSSLAPSIGDEVTVRLRMPCAFVPEKVALRTSPDGEQEISPMHKAYDDRVSSWWEGTLKVHEKVNHYRFFLLHEGKVWWYTASGLAGATLPDSSDFRIVAGDQHPCWTDRAVFYQIFPDRFAKGEGFAVDGAYHYDGYTRIERSWGEAPLAHEQAGNVDFFGGNLKGITDRLDYLSDLGVSALYLNPIFTAPSNHKYDSIDYFSVDPSLGGDNAFADLMESARGRGMKVILDVALNHCGVLHLWFQEALRDPGAPSAEFFTFYRHPGEYEMWKGVKTLPKLNYRSEVLRGIMYRDDNSMVRKWMKPPYSIDGWRVDVANMLARQGEQQLGHEVGRELRCVIKGERPEAYLVGEHFFDGTSHLGGDELDASMNYQGFAFPFWSWLSHQELWWIKGFQEIKVKKLSTCDLLATWKQFMAAIPWITARRQFNFLSNHDTPRILHILEGNRRMAAMAAAVLFAYPGVPSVYYGDEIGLSGKRDPGCRECFPWNSEAWNGELRSLYQKLISLRRSSSALAEGGFEILHGGEDLFAFKRESLDEIVILVANRSPVPCMGLELEAGLHGISEHRLFNELPGGGSFRVKEGRLTIPSVPGESFLLLRSTS
- the glmM gene encoding phosphoglucosamine mutase, encoding MKIKTSLKIGISGVRGIVGESLTPQLCAAMAQAFGTYVGGGTVILGRDSRTSGEMIKGAVLSGLLSVGCRPVDIGICPTPSIMIYTREARASGAIEITASHNPKEWNGLKFINSEGLFLNGIQVKEFLDIYHQGEFSLAGVDKQRPVKRVADPTKPHLEKLFSYFDVESIRKRRFKVAVDCANGAGAVLSRRFLEELGCTVAAINEIPDGAFAHPPEPLPENITELCRKVTAEEADVGFVQDADADRLAVVNEKGEPMGEDMTLVLAVRHILGQRRGTVVTNLSASRAIDDVAAEFGVPVVRTRIGEINVVERMCALGGEVAVGGEGNGGVIIPAIHPCRDSFTAMAVILEAMAKTSLTVSQLAEKAPAYCLVKAKIPGSREEASRLVRQLKKRYEGKALLNSDDGLKLDFPGYWLHVRPSNTEPIIRVFAEARTRAAAEDALGAFTREIEEIMAWK